Below is a genomic region from Telmatobacter sp. DSM 110680.
CCCTGATACGAACTTTGCGCGACGACGAGAGGTTAGTGCGCGCTGCGCCCTTCGAAGTGCGCTTCAATCTCCTCGAGCGTTTTGCCCTTGGTCTCGGGCAGCAGGAAGGTTGCGGCCAGGAAGTAGATCACCGTGAATCCGGCAAACATGAAGAACATGGACGAGTAGTTATGTTTGGCGACGAAGGGCAGGAAGATGGCCTGCAGGATTGCCGATACCAGCTGATTAATGACGAGGGCGATGCTCATTCCGTTGGAGCGGATACGCGTGGGCATGAGCTCGGATAGCGCGAGCCAGACGCAGACCCCCGGTCCAGTGGCGTAGAAGGCAATGAACATGTAGATGAATAAGGCGACGAGCCAACCGTGGCTCTCCTGTGGAACTGGGCCAAGGATGGCCTTGTCTATTTTGAGGGGAGCAGTGGTAGCGCCTTCGTAGTTGCCAAAGGGATTTTGAAACAGGGCCTGGACCTTGTTGGCGGGCACGGCAGCGGCACGCGTGACAGAGAGCGAGGGCGCGGCGGGATCGTCAGAGCGAGCGTAGCTGGTGGTTCCGGTGAAGTCGCCATAGGAGTAGATGATGGCGAAGGATGCGCGGTCGGGGTTGATTGCTGAGGCCGTCGAAGATTGCGCGGTGAGAAGCCGCCTGGCTTCGGCGCTGTCGAAGTGGAACGTCAGTTCCTGGCCTGGTCCGACAAGGGCCTGGATCTGATCGCGACAGTCAATGTTCTGCTTTTCGGTCTGGTGGAACAGTGTGGCGACAACCGCCATGGAGAGGATGATTCCGCTGGTGCCAAGAATGAAGAGGAACTTGCGGCCCTTGCGATCGACCAGCATCATGCCGATGGCTGTGAAACAGAAATTGAATGCGGTGAGCAGGACGTATCCCCAATGGGCCTGGAGGTCGGAGAGTCCGCTCTGGATCAGAATATTGGTGTTGAATCCTATGACGGAGTTGATGCCAGTGGCGGTGTTGCAGGCGAGGATGAGGCAGGCGAGCAGGAAGGGGATTACGTATTTGCGGCGGAGAAGCGAGGTGCGGACTTTTTCTCCGGCGGGAGCTGCGGCGGGTTTTGACGCGGCTTCGATTTCGTGCAACTCGATGGTTGCCTGTTCGGGGGAGCGGGAGCGGAGCAGGGCGGCGCGGGCCTTGTCGATTTGGTTGCGGCGATAGAGCAGGCGGGGCGATTCGGTGACGAGGAAGGCTCCGAGTACGAAGAGAACTCCCGGAGGCATGGACATCCAGAAGATGCTGCGCCAGGCGTGGTTCTTGAAGTTGTATAGCGCCGCTGCATCACCTAGCCGGGCCACGGCTTCGACTCGGTAACTGAAGAAGATGCCGATGAGGGCGGCTACGACGATGCCGAAGGTGAGCATCCATTGGAAGACGCCGGTTCCCTTACCCCGGGTGGATGCGGACAGGCATTCGGCGAGGTAGAGCGGGACGACGATGCCGATGAGGCCGCCGCTCATGCCCTGGAGGAGTCGTCCGAAGAAGAGCGAAGAGTATCCCTGGGAGAGAGCGATGACGGGGATGCTGAGGATGAATGCGGTGCCGCTGAGAATCATAAGCGGCTTGCGGCCCATCCAGTCGGCAAGGAGGCCGGCGAAGAGCGTGGAGAAAACGGAGCCGAGGAGTACAGCCGCAACGATAATCGAGAGCTGCGACGGGTCGAGCTTCGAAGTGGCCTCGAGATAGGGCAGCGCGCCGCCTATGATGCCGACATCGATGCCGTAGAGCAGGCCGCCGAGACCGGCGACGAGCAGGAGAAAAAGGTTGTAGCGCTGCCGAGTGCTATCGGAAGACGACGCGACGGAATCAGGAAATGTGCTGGCTGTCATGAATGAGCCCTATTCTATCGCCTACTTCAATGCCGAACGAATTGCCAGATTCAACGCGACCATCAGAACTGCGGAAGCGGGAAAGAGCAACAGAGCTTTCTTGAGCCGTTTGGGATCGCCGCCAGCGATGGCGCCGATGATCCAGGAACTGACGGCCAGGCCGACCCATCCGCAGGTGATGACGAAGCCGAGCGCGGTTCCCGTCATGCGCGGAAAGGCTGCGCCGGTAATGGCAAGCGTCGTTGGAAATACCGGTGCCATGGATAGGCCGGCTACGAAAACCAATCCGAACGCCATCGATGGTTTGTTGGTCTGCAGCATCAGGTAAGTGGTTACGGCCATGGCGATGGAGGCGCCGAGTGTGACGTCGATCGGCGATACATGAGCGAGGATGGGCGATACACCTACGCGGCCGATGAGCAGTCCGAGCGCGAATCCGAGAGAAAGGATGTTGAGGGCGCGGGATTCAGGAATGCCCTGGGCGATTAGATGACGCGGAAGCCAGTTCCACACGCCGACTTCGCAAGTGATGTAGAGGAAGAGAAAGAAGCCCAGCATGAAGAGCAGCGGGCGTCCGAGAATGGGGCCTACGTCTGCGAGCAGAAATTTTGCGTTTCCCGCTGGTGGCGGCATCTTTGAAAATGCCTGCACCAGCAGCGCGGCCACGGTGAGCGAGGCGACGGTGTAGCAGAGACGCACCCAATTCTTCTTGAAGATATTGGCGGCGATGAAGGGCGTGGTGAGGCCGCCCAGCCCGAAGAAAAGGTTGACGAGGTTCAGGGCGATGGCGCTGTGTTCTCCGCTGACGCTGTTGGCGAGCGCATTGGCACCGGTGACCACGATGCCTCCGCCCATACCAAGAAGAAACAGCAGAAGGAGAATCGTGCTGAATCCCGGGGACCGGGGCAGCAGAAAGAGGGCAGCGGCAATTGCCGACAGGCCGAGGACGAGGCCGATCTTGTCGCCTTGGGTATCGAGCAGCGGGCCGACACTGAGCGAGGCAATGATGAGTCCGAGCGCCTGCACCAGCGCGATGGTGCCGTTCTGCGTGGGAGTGAGATGGAAGCGCTCAGAGAGTTCGGGCAGAATGGTGCCCAACATCGCGGCGATCATTCCGTAGACAAAGATGGCCAGAATTGCGGCAAAGATGAGCACGTAACCGGGTCCCTTTCAATATCGTAGGCAAGGATACGACATGGGGCCCGGAGGGCTGCAGAAAAACAAGAGTTTGCGCGCCTACTGCCCGAACGACATGCTGCATGTGGAGCAGGACTGTCATTGCATCTTCAACTTTGCTTCCCAGGTCTCAGATGCGAGACCTGGGGCACCCAATACTGGTGCTCAGTTGCTACTGGTGATCAGCTGCGGCGGAGAATCAGGAAGACACTGATGAGGACCAGCGCGGTGCCGGCAAGGATGCGGGCAGTGATAACTTCTCCGGCCATGAAGTAGCCGAGCGCGACGGCCACGATGGGATTGACATAGGCGTGGCTGGCAACGCGGGTGGCGGGCATGCGCGCCAGTAGCCATACGAAAGCCGTGAAGGCCAACAGGGATCCGAAGACGATGAGGTAGAGCAGCGCGCCGGCAGCCCGCAGCGTGATGTGGGGGAAGGGATGCATCTCGCCGAATCCAGCGGAGAGGGCGAGGAGCATGGCACCGCCCAACATCATGGCTGCACCCGCTGTGAGAGGGCGCGAGGCGGGTAGATTCATGGAGCGCGTGAGAACTGAGCCGAGAGACCAGGTGGTGGCACCGGCGAGGATGGCCAGACAGGGTACGAGAGCGAGATGTTGTTTGCCGCCCGGAATCAGCAGAACTGCAACGCCGACGAAGCCGAGGATTGTTGCGGTCGCGAGCATCGGCCGCATGCGCTGCTGGCGGAGGATGAGCATTTCCAGAATCAAGGTGATGATGGGCAGCGTGGCGGCGAGCACGGAGACAACGCCGGAGGGCACGTACTTCTCTGCCCAGAAGAGCGGACCGTATTCGGCAACGAACATGAGGAGAGCCATGATGCCGAGACTGCGCCACTGTTTTGCGGTCGGAGCGGTTTCTCCCTTGAAGCGCATGAAAGCGTAGAGAACGATGCCGGCGGTGAAGAAACGTGCTCCGGCAGCGAAGAGCGGGGGAAGTTCCTCGACGGCAACGCGGATGGCGAGAAAGGTCGTGCCCCAGAGGATGTAGATCGCGAAGAAGGCAAGGATCGTGCGAATCTTCTGCGATCGTTCTGCGCTGTCAAGTAGGGGAATGCTAACCACTGAATCACTCATGACTGGTTACTATGTTTACATTACCAAGCTAACCTGTCAAGATATTTTGAGGGGTTATCCGTGATAGACGGTACGGCAAATGGGACAGGCGCTCGCAGGGACAAGAAAAGTTTCGAGTTGATCGGCGGCAGTCCTGCGCTTGACCTAGTGAACACCTTAGATTGGCGGTTTCGCAATGGACCGCCGCCCGAGGAATTGCTGCAAGACTACTACGACCTTGTGCAATTCTCGGTGCAATGCAGCTTGTTGAGTGATGCGGTGGGGCGGCGGTTGGTTCGCAATGTGAATGAAAGCAAGGCGGCCCAGGTTGTTGCTGCGGTTCGGGAGTTGCGGGAGGCTGCGGCGGAGGTTTTATATGCGGCGCTGGAAGGCGTTGGTCCCTCCGCGTCTTCAATGAAAGTGCTGGAGAAATGTTTTCGAGAAGCGCGGGAATATGAGCGGCTCTTGTGGGATGGGGAGAAGCTTGCGTGGGAATTAAGCCAGTCCCCTGCCCCGGCGGAGTTGCCACTGTGGATGCTTTCGCTGAAATTTGAGGACCTTATGACTTCAGACGAGATGCATAAACTGCGTGAGTGCGGGAATGCTGAGTGCCGGTGGCTGTTTCTCGACACCAGCAAGAACCATACGCGGCGATGGTGCGATATGAAGATCTGCGGGAACCGGATGAAAGCGCGGCGATTTAAGGCTCAGCGGCGGGGGTGATGGGTGAGTGATTCGAAATACCCTTTCGGCGGGCAACAGTTCTCCGCACACACGGAACGACATCGCACCGCGTGTTGACCTGCAATCTATTCGTCAGGGCCTTGTTGCGCCGTTGAACGAGTTATCAGCGCTTTAACGTCGCCATTACTTCGCCGGCCTCAGCGTCTTCCACGCAGGGAGTTGTCTGAAACTCCAGCAGGTCGTTCCAAAAGGCCAACCATGCGTACAGTGCTTTCCCGTCGTCAGTCTCGGCGATCAGGACGCCACCGCCACTTAGACCGTGCCAGCGTCCAATCATCTTGACGCCTTCGGGCGGCGGTGCGCCGGTCTTCAGAAAACGAGCTTCTGAGTCTGCAACAGAACCTTTAGGAATTTTCCACGACACGATGAACTTCATAAGCGACCTCTTCTTTGGACTTTCGTTAGGGAAGGTGCGGAGTTCAGTCGTCAGAGTCTATCAGTTTTAAGCCGCTGCGAAAGCGAAATTGCAATCCTGAGCTGCCTAGTAGACTGGAAGGCGTGAATTCAATGGAGCGAAAGGGTTGGGCGGCAATGGCAGTGATGTTGTGCGCGCTGCTTTCAGGATGCGGCACTCCCGGTGCACCACAGCCTCCATCGCTGAACCTGGCGGATCCGGTGATGGATCTGGCGGCGAATCGGACCGGCAACGAGGTGGCGCTTACCTGGACGATGCCCAAGCGCAATACCGATAAGACATCAATCAAAACGGATGTGGCGGCGCGGATCTGCAGGCGCGAGGGAAGTGGAGCTTGCGATCCCGTGGGAAGCGAAGTAATGGTCGCGCCCGGTAAGGCGGGAAGTTTTACAGAGACATTGCCCAGTCCACTGGCGATGGGCTCTGCGAGGCCGGTCGCTTACTTTGTGGAGTTGCGAAACAGGAGGGGGAGATCGGCGGGGCTGTCGAACGCGGCGACGGTGCTGGCCGGCGAGGCGCCACGCGCGGTTGAAGGCCTCAAGGCAGAAGTGCGGAAACAGGGCGTTGTGTTGAGTTGGTCGACAGATGGCAAACAGGGTCAGAACTACGCAGTAAGACTGGAGCGAACACTGACGAGTCCGTCGGCGGACAAGCCGCAGCGTGGACCCTTTGCTGCGCCTAGTGAAGCTGCGAAGGAGACGCTGCTTGTTGAAGAAGGTGCGGAGCAAGGGCGTGCGTTCGACAAGAGCGCTCATCTGGGCGAGAGCTATGTGTACCGCGCGCAGCGGGTGAGTCGCGTGACTGTGGATGGAAAAACGCTGGAACTGGCGGGTGCGTTCTCAGCAGCGGTTGAAGTCGAAGCGAAGGACGTGTTTCCTCCGAGTGTGCCGACGGGACTCGCGGCGGTAGCGACTGCTGGAGCGAACGGCGAAGCGGCCGCGATCGACCTTAGCTGGCAGCCGGATGCGGATGGGGATCTGGCTGGGTATGTGGTTTACCGGCGTGAGGGCGAGGGGGAGTGGGGGCGGATTTCCGCTTCGACTCCGACGATCGAACCGGCGTTCCATGATGCGCAGGTTCAGGCCGGGCGTACTTATCATTATGCTGTGAGCGCGTTAAGTAAAAGCGGGCATGAAAGTGACCGGTCGGATGAGGCGCAAGAGACGGTTCCGAAGCAATAGGCTAGTGCGTGAGGAGAAACAATGAAGTATTGCCGTTTTCGTTTTGAAAACCAGATCCTGTACGGCAAGGTGGAGGATCGCGGAGGAGAGCCTTGGATTGTGGATCTGGCGGCGGCCCCGGAGGAGGATCTTGCATTCCACCTGGCGCATGCCCGGGCATTGGCGGCGAAGGAATTGGTGATCGATCCGGCGGGATTTGACTTTGAGCCCATGGCACTCGGCGAAGCAGAGCTGCTGGCGCCAGTGACGCCTTCGAAAATCATTTGCGTCGGCCGTAACTATCGCGATCATGCCAAGGAACTGGGAAATGAAGTTCCTGCGGAGCCGCTGCTTTTTTTCAAGCCTCCTTCATCGTTACTGGTGCACAAGGGCACCGTGCTGATGCCACCGGAATCGGAGCGCGTCGATTTTGAAGGCGAGTTGGCGCTGGTGATCGGCAAACGGGCGAGCAAACTGGCGGCGGCTGCAGATTGGCGGAGTTATGTTCGCGGTTACACCATTGCGAATGATGTGACGGCGCGGGATCTGCAGAAGAAGGATGGGCAGTGGACGCGTGCCAAGGGATTCGACACGTTCTGCGCGGTTGGGCCGGTGGTAAGCGGGGACGTTGATCCTGAGAAGGGGCTCACCGTGGAGACGCGTGTGAACGGCGAACTGCGGCAGCACGGGTCGACGCTGGATTTTATTTTCTCGATTCCAGAGCTGCTCCGGTACATTACTGCGGCGATTACGCTTGAAGCGGGTGATCTGCTGCTGACCGGAACTCCGGCCGGCGTGGGGCCGCTGAAGGCGGGGGATCGCGTGGATGTATCAATCGACGGCGTGGGCGTGCTGAGCAACACATTTGCGGCGGGTTGAGATAAACGATCAACTCGCGTCTTTTGATTCCAGCCCCAGGGAGATCGGCCCATCTCCCTGAGTCGACACCTCGCTTTCATCTGGCTCCTCGTTCGAGGTAGTGGCATGCAGACGACGGGTGCGATTTAGGAAGCCGCCAAGAAGGCCGGCGCTGACCACCAGTGTAAAGTCGAGCAGATAAGCGGCGATTCTATAAGGATGATTGGTCAGATCGAGAGCATAGAGCACTCGGCCGGAATCTGGCTCCGATATTGCAATGACCCGGAGTGAAATACCGCTGAAGGCTCCGCCTACAGGCTTCTCTAAATAGGTGAACACATATCTCGAGCCGATGCGGACATAGTTTGAGGCCCTGTCGCGGAGATCCAAGGCATAGCCGCCGGTCAATTGGCAACTGCTGGCACAGATGTACTCGTCGAACTGGTGTCTGCCATGCGACTCGGCGACAAAGCGGGCTATGCCTTCTACCGTTCTGCGTGGCGCATTCGCGTTGGGCGAATAGGAACTGATGGCGCCTACAAGGAATGCAATCCCGAAAAACGTGATCAACGTAGCCCTGCCGTCGACCTCGATCTTCAGGTCATTCCGCCAGTCCTGCAAGTTGGCAATTGTTACAAAGCACGAGGCAACAATTGCCACAAATACGGCAGACCCGGCTAAGAAATCAAGATCGTTGAAAAATGCCATTGGCAGTCATCTTAGCCGCCGGTTCACATGAAAATCGCAACAAACGTCTGTAAGGGTTCTCGATTCATCAAGAAGTTGCATTCGATGGAATAGGTTGTTCGCAACGAAACTCGCAGGGGTGCATGAGCATCCTAAAGAGCGGTACACTGGAGCCCAGCGCTTTGTAACGCGCCGGGGTCCCTTCCCTGGAGGAAAAATGCCACAGAATCTGCTTGAACAATTGCGTAACTACACGACGGTAGTTGCTGATACCGGCGACATTGAAGCGATGGAGAAATTCCGTCCCACGGATGCGACGACCAATCCGTCACTGATTACGACGGCGGCGCAGATGCCGCAGTACCAGCCAATCGTGGACAGCGTCATCATGGATGCGAAAAAGGAATTGGGCGACAGTGCAAGCGACAAGGATGTTGCCAACCTGGCATTTCAAGGATTGGCAGTCGCGTTCGGCAAGAAGATTCTGGCGATTGTGCCGGGCCGTGTATCGACCGAAGTGGATGCACGGCTCTCTTACGACACCGAGGCGACCATTGCACAGGCGCGCAGCATTATTGCGCAGTATGACAAGGCCAAGATTGGACGCGATCACGTCTTGGTAAAGATCGCTTCGACCTGGGAAGGTATTCGCGCAGCCGAGGTGCTGGAGAAAGAAGGCATCCACTGCAACCTGACACTGCTGTTCGGGATTCACCAGGCCGTCGCCGCTGCGGAAGCGGGCGCAACGCTGGTGTCGCCATTCGTAGGGCGCATTCTCGACTGGTACAAGAAGGACACCGGCAAGGACTACCAGGGTGCCGATGATCCGGGCGTGCAGTCCGTGACCAAGGTCTACAACTACTACAAGAAGTTTGGATACAAGACGCAGGTCATGGGTGCGAGCTTCCGCAACATTGGGGAGATCAAAGAGTTGGCAGGCTGCGATCTGCTGACGATTTCGCCGCAACTGCTGGCGGAGTTGGAAAAGACAGAGGGAGACCTTCCGCGGAAACTCGATCCGGCGGCCGCCAAATCCATGCAGATTGAACGCATCGTGGTGGACAAGGCAGCGTTCAAGAAGATGCATGCGGAAGATCGCATGGCGACGGACAAACTGAAGGAAGGAATTGACGGATTCTCTGCAGCACTGGTAAATCTTGAGAAGTTGCTGGCGAAACGACTTGCGGAGTTGGAGTCGCGCGCGCCGGCAGCTGTCTGACACCGAGTTGCGAACCTTCGAGAGGGTAGCCCATTGCGGGCTGCCCTTTTTGCTGCTTCGGCAACAGTCTCGTCCCCAGATCTAAGTATGTCTAATATCGGACATAACTTATTGCGTACTCAAGATTTACGCGCCCACCGGTCTTGTGCTTTTTTGCTTCCAGTTGTATTGTTTGGTCACTCCTCCAATTTGCTTGCGTCATCTGATCGGAGTTGGACCATGATCAACCCGCTGCAACGCGAAGCACTCCTCGACGTTATCGAGAGATGCGCCTGGTTGATCGAGTACTACGAAAACACGGGCGTGGCTCCGCAATCCGTGGATTTCTTGAGATCTACGATGCAGCGGGCGACGAACGATCTCGAAACGCTCGCGCCTTCGGATCGTGTTGAATACCATCAGATTAACTCCGTATGATCGCGTCGAACGGTGAGGGATTTCAGGACCAATCATTCATCTTCCAAAAGATATCTCTCGCCACAATGGGCGTCATTCGCCCGCATTGTGAGTGAGCGAACGGCGAGCCACACAGAACTGAGAGAAGTTGTCGCACACTGCGGAGGTCTCAGAGAAACAACAAGGTCATGGGTTCCCCGCGGAACATTGACTCGCAGCCCTTCTTTGCTAGCATAATTCCGGCCCCACTGGGGTTTAGTTGGCTAATAGCGTGCATCCTCTATGGAAACCATCAAGCCCAAAGTCCTCATTATCGATGACGATCCGATTCACGCCGATACGTTGGCGATGGTTCTCAACATCAGCGGGTTCACAGCGACGGTAGCGTATAGCGGCGAGCAAGGTTTGGAACTTGCTCGTACCGGAACCTTTGACCACCTCGTGACCGACGTGATGATGGAGGGTATGAGTGGCATTGAAGCGGCAATCGCGATCCGACAGGTTTTGCCGCAGTGCCGCATTCTTCTCATCTCCGGCAACAACGATACGACAGCGTTGCTGGCGGCTGCCGCGGCGCAAGGCCATAATTTCGAAATTCTGGCCAAACCGGTGCACCCGACGGTACTGCTGGAGCAGATGCGCTCGAATGGGCGGTCCCACGAATAGGCTGCGGACTCTGATCGGGCCGGAGTGGGTTCTACGCGCATACATGAATGAGCAGGAGCCAAATTGAAGAGCCCACCTCTCGGGTGGGCTCTTGGTCTTACTTTTCTTTCCAACACTACACAACACATGCACTACATCGACCCTAACCGAAGTCGGCGGGGCCTGCATCGCCGACCGACAAATTTGCGAAGACTGATTAGGTACCAAAGAAATGTAGGCGCACAGTCGGAGTAAGTTGACCCAAAAGAAGCTTAATTCTATTGGCGCTTTTTATCGCATGGAATGCGTGTTTTAGATTGATTTTGGTTCGCGGGGTTCGTGATTTTTCCCAGTCAAAGGGGCCCTAGTTACCAATGGATGGCGTGCTGCGCACGGGGTGATTTACCTCACATCGTCGGTGCTACAATTCGTCTAAAGTTCATTTCAACGCAAGACAAATTCAGCACTGGCCGGGCGTATATTCCGGACTGCGCACGTTGCATTCGGACCATCTCGTTTCCCAGCCTTGCGCTTACTTGGGGCTACGTATGCAGGTGCAGACTCATCCGCTCGAACCGTTCTTTCATCAGGCCGTTCGCAATAGCTATGAAGGCCGGCTTGGGCTTTCGCCTGAGATTACCGGCTACGTCTCGCACATGCTATGCGACTTCGCAGAATCAGAGAATCTGTTTCGGCTGAGGGACGCTAAGGGCCGCCCGATCGAGAAACTGGAGGAGATGGTACGCGCCTCCGATCCGATTCTCGGCACAGCACGGTCATTCATCGCTGAGCGCTCGATCCGCAAATACATCGGCGACTATGCGCTTTTTTTGGCGGGGATGTGCCCGGAGGCGATTGAGTCAGATCCGAACAGTGATTCGAAGAAGCCTACGTTGGCCGATCTTATCCGAGTGGGCAAAGAGAGCTACTACGTCGTAAGCCAGTTCAACGTATTTGAATACGAAAAGGAAGCTCCGCTGTATGGGCAGCTTTCGAATGTTTTTGAGCATTGCATTCTTGGACTTGCTATTGCGCGCCGGGATTTGTGGCGCGCAATCAATCCACCCGCACCTGTACATTAGCCATATTCCTAGAGAGATAGCGTTCCTATAACGGTGAGAGGTGGTTCGGTGCCCCGGGGACAGGCACAATGTCCCTGGGGTCAACGAAATGCGCTTCGAGGCGTTGCAATTGAAGCCCCAAACTGCCAACTAGTTTGATTCCCCATCTTTCGATCGAGCAACATTTCCGCTAATCTCGGTGTCAACACTATGTAAATGGGTGGTGGCTGGCTTTCCCGGCTGCACTACAAGAGCTGACCGGCCACTGCACACAAAGCAGTGCCGATTGCGCGCAAGTGCATCAGGGGAGGTTTGTATGGAGAACCAGACGCATCCGCTCAAGCCGTTTTTCCAGCAGGTAGTCCGCAACAGCTACGAAGGCAAATTGGGATTGCACGATCCTGACGTGACTGGGTATGTAGCGCACCTTCTCTGCGAATTTTCACAGACTGACAGGCTCTACCAGGTTCGGGACGCCGAGGGCCATCCGATCGAGGAACTGGAAGCGATGGTGCTGGCCGCCGATCCGGTGAATGGCACCGCGCCTTCGTTCGACGCGGAGCGTGCCATGCGCAAATATATTGGCGACTACGCGCTGTTTGTGGGCGGGATGTATCCGGAGGCGAATGTTCCGGGGGCACGGCGGCGTGCACCGCATCCCAGTTTGTCGGAGCTAATCCACGCGGGTAAAGAGAGCTACTTCATCGTCAGCCAGTTCAACATGTTTGAGTACGAGAAGGAAGCTCCCTTGTTTGCGCGGTTGTCGGATGGATTTGAGCGCTGCATCCTGGGGCTGTCTCTGGTGCGCGAGGAGCTTAGAAAGAGGAAGGCGCTGCCGGCACCGGAGTTGAATTAAAGCAAGTGGTCAGTGATCAGTGAACAGTGATCGGAAAATGCCCCGGGATCTTGGCTCCCGGGGCATTTTCTTGTTGATCATTGAAAGAGTAGTGGTTTATTCGGACCAGACGGCCAGGATGTTGCCTTGGCCGTCGGAGAAGTGGAATCGCTTGCCGCCGGGGAAGTCGAAGGTGGGGACGACGATAGAACCACCCGCTGCGATGATTGCATCCTGCGTGGCTTTCAGTTCCTGAGAATAAAGAACCACCAGGGGAGCAGTGTCGCTTTGGCTCTGCGTGGGTTCACCTTTGCGGAACCCGCCGTCGATGCCGGCGTGGTCCCGGTCGAAGGCGATGTAGTCGGGGCCGTATTCCTGAAAGTTCCAGCTGAAAGCTTTTTCGTAGAACGCCCTGGTGCCGGCGATGTCGGTGGTGGTGAATTCGATGTAGTTGATGGCGTGGTGC
It encodes:
- a CDS encoding fibronectin type III domain-containing protein, whose product is MERKGWAAMAVMLCALLSGCGTPGAPQPPSLNLADPVMDLAANRTGNEVALTWTMPKRNTDKTSIKTDVAARICRREGSGACDPVGSEVMVAPGKAGSFTETLPSPLAMGSARPVAYFVELRNRRGRSAGLSNAATVLAGEAPRAVEGLKAEVRKQGVVLSWSTDGKQGQNYAVRLERTLTSPSADKPQRGPFAAPSEAAKETLLVEEGAEQGRAFDKSAHLGESYVYRAQRVSRVTVDGKTLELAGAFSAAVEVEAKDVFPPSVPTGLAAVATAGANGEAAAIDLSWQPDADGDLAGYVVYRREGEGEWGRISASTPTIEPAFHDAQVQAGRTYHYAVSALSKSGHESDRSDEAQETVPKQ
- a CDS encoding response regulator, whose translation is METIKPKVLIIDDDPIHADTLAMVLNISGFTATVAYSGEQGLELARTGTFDHLVTDVMMEGMSGIEAAIAIRQVLPQCRILLISGNNDTTALLAAAAAQGHNFEILAKPVHPTVLLEQMRSNGRSHE
- a CDS encoding MFS transporter, whose product is MTASTFPDSVASSSDSTRQRYNLFLLLVAGLGGLLYGIDVGIIGGALPYLEATSKLDPSQLSIIVAAVLLGSVFSTLFAGLLADWMGRKPLMILSGTAFILSIPVIALSQGYSSLFFGRLLQGMSGGLIGIVVPLYLAECLSASTRGKGTGVFQWMLTFGIVVAALIGIFFSYRVEAVARLGDAAALYNFKNHAWRSIFWMSMPPGVLFVLGAFLVTESPRLLYRRNQIDKARAALLRSRSPEQATIELHEIEAASKPAAAPAGEKVRTSLLRRKYVIPFLLACLILACNTATGINSVIGFNTNILIQSGLSDLQAHWGYVLLTAFNFCFTAIGMMLVDRKGRKFLFILGTSGIILSMAVVATLFHQTEKQNIDCRDQIQALVGPGQELTFHFDSAEARRLLTAQSSTASAINPDRASFAIIYSYGDFTGTTSYARSDDPAAPSLSVTRAAAVPANKVQALFQNPFGNYEGATTAPLKIDKAILGPVPQESHGWLVALFIYMFIAFYATGPGVCVWLALSELMPTRIRSNGMSIALVINQLVSAILQAIFLPFVAKHNYSSMFFMFAGFTVIYFLAATFLLPETKGKTLEEIEAHFEGRSAH
- a CDS encoding EamA family transporter, which translates into the protein MVSIPLLDSAERSQKIRTILAFFAIYILWGTTFLAIRVAVEELPPLFAAGARFFTAGIVLYAFMRFKGETAPTAKQWRSLGIMALLMFVAEYGPLFWAEKYVPSGVVSVLAATLPIITLILEMLILRQQRMRPMLATATILGFVGVAVLLIPGGKQHLALVPCLAILAGATTWSLGSVLTRSMNLPASRPLTAGAAMMLGGAMLLALSAGFGEMHPFPHITLRAAGALLYLIVFGSLLAFTAFVWLLARMPATRVASHAYVNPIVAVALGYFMAGEVITARILAGTALVLISVFLILRRS
- a CDS encoding ABATE domain-containing protein is translated as MIDGTANGTGARRDKKSFELIGGSPALDLVNTLDWRFRNGPPPEELLQDYYDLVQFSVQCSLLSDAVGRRLVRNVNESKAAQVVAAVRELREAAAEVLYAALEGVGPSASSMKVLEKCFREAREYERLLWDGEKLAWELSQSPAPAELPLWMLSLKFEDLMTSDEMHKLRECGNAECRWLFLDTSKNHTRRWCDMKICGNRMKARRFKAQRRG
- a CDS encoding transaldolase; translated protein: MPQNLLEQLRNYTTVVADTGDIEAMEKFRPTDATTNPSLITTAAQMPQYQPIVDSVIMDAKKELGDSASDKDVANLAFQGLAVAFGKKILAIVPGRVSTEVDARLSYDTEATIAQARSIIAQYDKAKIGRDHVLVKIASTWEGIRAAEVLEKEGIHCNLTLLFGIHQAVAAAEAGATLVSPFVGRILDWYKKDTGKDYQGADDPGVQSVTKVYNYYKKFGYKTQVMGASFRNIGEIKELAGCDLLTISPQLLAELEKTEGDLPRKLDPAAAKSMQIERIVVDKAAFKKMHAEDRMATDKLKEGIDGFSAALVNLEKLLAKRLAELESRAPAAV
- a CDS encoding VOC family protein, with protein sequence MSEPAQHHAINYIEFTTTDIAGTRAFYEKAFSWNFQEYGPDYIAFDRDHAGIDGGFRKGEPTQSQSDTAPLVVLYSQELKATQDAIIAAGGSIVVPTFDFPGGKRFHFSDGQGNILAVWSE
- a CDS encoding DUF3303 family protein, with translation MKFIVSWKIPKGSVADSEARFLKTGAPPPEGVKMIGRWHGLSGGGVLIAETDDGKALYAWLAFWNDLLEFQTTPCVEDAEAGEVMATLKR
- a CDS encoding MFS transporter, with the translated sequence MLIFAAILAIFVYGMIAAMLGTILPELSERFHLTPTQNGTIALVQALGLIIASLSVGPLLDTQGDKIGLVLGLSAIAAALFLLPRSPGFSTILLLLFLLGMGGGIVVTGANALANSVSGEHSAIALNLVNLFFGLGGLTTPFIAANIFKKNWVRLCYTVASLTVAALLVQAFSKMPPPAGNAKFLLADVGPILGRPLLFMLGFFLFLYITCEVGVWNWLPRHLIAQGIPESRALNILSLGFALGLLIGRVGVSPILAHVSPIDVTLGASIAMAVTTYLMLQTNKPSMAFGLVFVAGLSMAPVFPTTLAITGAAFPRMTGTALGFVITCGWVGLAVSSWIIGAIAGGDPKRLKKALLLFPASAVLMVALNLAIRSALK
- a CDS encoding fumarylacetoacetate hydrolase family protein — translated: MKYCRFRFENQILYGKVEDRGGEPWIVDLAAAPEEDLAFHLAHARALAAKELVIDPAGFDFEPMALGEAELLAPVTPSKIICVGRNYRDHAKELGNEVPAEPLLFFKPPSSLLVHKGTVLMPPESERVDFEGELALVIGKRASKLAAAADWRSYVRGYTIANDVTARDLQKKDGQWTRAKGFDTFCAVGPVVSGDVDPEKGLTVETRVNGELRQHGSTLDFIFSIPELLRYITAAITLEAGDLLLTGTPAGVGPLKAGDRVDVSIDGVGVLSNTFAAG